The Sus scrofa isolate TJ Tabasco breed Duroc chromosome X, Sscrofa11.1, whole genome shotgun sequence genome has a segment encoding these proteins:
- the GPR101 gene encoding probable G-protein coupled receptor 101 encodes MASTCTNSTRENNSSHACLPLSKMPISLAHGIIRSSVLLIFLTASFVGNIVLALVLQRKPQLLQVTNRFIFNLLVTDLLQISLVAPWVVATSMPLFWPLNSHFCTALVSLTHLFAFASVNTIVVVSVDRYLSIIHPLSYPAKMTPRRGYMLLYGTWIVAILQSTPPLYGWGQAAFDERNALCSMIWGASPSYTVLSVVSFIIIPLSVMIACYSVVFGAARRQHALLYNVKSHSLEVRAKDRVENENEKEGGKDAFQGESEFHGQGEGDVKAKEGSVEAEGSEEAREGSLAAGKGSTEGKEGGPTIESSKKADQGRAEVSQCSIDLGEDDVEFGEEDINFNEEDIEAVNIPESLPASRRNSNGDPPLPRCYQCKAAKVIFLIIFSYVLSLGPYCFLAVLAVWVDVQTKVPQWVITIIIWLFFLQCCIHPYIYGYMHKTIKKEIQDMLRKFFCKEKPRKEDSHPDLPGTEAGTEPGTEGKTVPSHDSATSP; translated from the coding sequence ATGGCGTCCACCTGCACCAACAGCACGCGCGAAAACAACAGCAGCCACGCGTGCCTGCCCCTCTCCAAAATGCCCATCAGCCTGGCACACGGCATCATCCGCTCGAGCGTCCTGCTCATCTTCCTCACCGCCTCCTTCGTCGGCAACATAGTGCTGGCGCTCGTGCTGCAGCGCAAGCCGCAGCTGCTGCAGGTGACCAACCGCTTCATCTTTAACCTCCTCGTCACTGACCTGCTGCAGATTTCGCTCGTGGCCCCCTGGGTGGTGGCCACCTCCATGCCGCTCTTCTGGCCCCTCAACAGCCACTTCTGTACGGCCCTGGTTAGCCTCACTCACCTGTTCGCCTTTGCCAGCGTCAACACCATCGTCGTGGTGTCGGTGGATCGCTACCTGTCCATCATCCACCCTCTCTCCTACCCGGCCAAGATGACCCCGCGCCGGGGTTACATGCTCCTCTACGGCACCTGGATCGTGGCCATCCTGCAGAGCACACCCCCACTCTACGGCTGGGGCCAGGCCGCCTTCGACGAGCGCAACGCCCTCTGCTCCATGATCTGGGGGGCCAGCCCCAGCTACACGGTTCTCAGCGTCGTGTCCTTCATCATCATCCCGCTGAGTGTCATGATTGCCTGCTACTCGGTGGTGTTCGGTGCGGCCCGGCGGCAGCACGCTCTGCTGTACAACGTCAAGAGCCACAGCCTGGAGGTGCGAGCCAAGGACCGTGTGGAGAACGAGAAcgaaaaagaagggggaaaggatGCGTTCCAGGGTGAGAGCGAGTTCCACGGCCAGGGCGAAGGTGACGTCAAGGCCAAGGAGGGCAGCGTGGAGGCCGAGGGCAGTGAAGAGGCCAGAGAAGGCAGCTTGGCGGCCGGCAAAGGCAGCACAGAGGGTAAGGAAGGCGGCCCCACAATTGAGAGCAGCAAGAAGGCAGACCAGGGCCGCGCAGAGGTCAGCCAGTGCAGCATTGACTTGGGTGAAGATGACGTGGAGTTTGGAGAGGAAGACATCAATTTCAACGAGGAGGACATCGAGGCAGTGAACATCCCAGAGAGCCTCCCAGCCAGTCGTCGGAACAGCAACGGCGACCCCCCTCTGCCCAGGTGCTACCAGTGCAAAGCTGCTAAAGTGATCTTCCTCATCATCTTCTCCTACGTGCTGTCCCTGGGTCCCTACTGCTTTCTAGCAGTTCTGGCCGTGTGGGTGGATGTCCAGACCAAGGTGCCCCAGTGGGTGATCACCATAATTATCTGGCTCTTCTTCCTGCAGTGCTGCATCCACCCCTACATCTATGGCTACATGCACAAGACCATCAAGAAGGAGATCCAGGACATGCTGAGGAAGTTCTTCTGCAAGGAGAAGCCCCGCAAGGAAGACAGCCACCCAGACCTGCCCGGAACCGAAGCCGGCACCGAGCCGGGCACCGAAGGCAAGACCGTCCCTTCTCATGATTCTGCCACTTCGCCCTGA